The following coding sequences lie in one Thermomicrobium sp. 4228-Ro genomic window:
- a CDS encoding 2-keto-4-pentenoate hydratase translates to MAEHVVTLDTEAIAQQLEAALTTKRTIPPLTETLGPLTPEQAYAIQTRWTELRVQNGERIIGRKIGLTSRAMQEQLGVREPDYGSLWASRSFPASGGHVEIPMDLLIQPRVEGEIAFLLGRRLQGPGVTLQQVLAATEAVALSVEVVDSRIEAWRIKLADTIADDASFGAFTVGPWSRRLLHEDLRTVGMIIHQNGEVATEGIGAAALGHPARCVAWLANKLAEFGVALEPGDIVLSGSLARALPAERGDLFVVELHGQPPLTVRFV, encoded by the coding sequence ATGGCGGAGCACGTCGTGACGCTCGATACGGAGGCGATCGCGCAGCAGCTGGAAGCGGCGTTGACGACGAAGCGGACGATTCCGCCGCTCACCGAAACGCTCGGACCGCTCACACCCGAGCAGGCGTACGCGATACAGACTCGCTGGACCGAACTCCGGGTGCAGAACGGGGAGCGGATCATCGGACGGAAGATCGGCTTGACCAGCCGGGCGATGCAGGAGCAACTCGGGGTGCGAGAGCCCGACTACGGAAGTCTCTGGGCCTCGCGCTCTTTCCCGGCGAGCGGCGGGCACGTCGAGATCCCGATGGATCTCCTCATCCAGCCGCGGGTGGAGGGAGAAATCGCCTTTTTGCTCGGTCGCCGCCTCCAGGGACCGGGGGTAACGCTCCAGCAGGTGCTGGCAGCGACCGAAGCGGTCGCGCTTTCAGTCGAGGTGGTCGATAGTCGGATCGAAGCCTGGCGCATCAAACTGGCCGACACCATCGCGGACGATGCCTCCTTCGGTGCCTTTACGGTCGGGCCGTGGAGTCGACGGCTCCTGCACGAGGATCTCCGCACGGTCGGCATGATCATCCACCAGAACGGCGAGGTCGCGACCGAAGGGATCGGTGCGGCCGCGCTCGGTCACCCGGCGCGATGCGTCGCCTGGCTGGCCAACAAGCTCGCCGAGTTCGGTGTCGCGCTCGAGCCCGGCGATATCGTGCTGTCCGGTTCCCTGGCCCGGGCGCTGCCGGCTGAACGCGGCGATCTCTTCGTCGTCGAGTTGCACGGGCAGCCGCCCTTGACGGTGCGCTTCGTGTAA
- a CDS encoding tyrosine-protein phosphatase, giving the protein MELQERTIRVDLHTHVLPGVDDGARDLAESLAMLRVAAEDGTGVLVATPHARRCTAAMARQAAELVREASHREAIPVTLELGMEEQLLPDLPERLLAGEALPIGDTGWILVELPDWTVWPEDLAEQLRTIRALGYRPILAHVERYTPIQQEPERILEAIAAGALIQVNADSLFGQNGPAAQRTAAHLLRAAAVSVLASDAHRADWRAPRLRAAFERVRDLVSSELAERLHWAAHAIVRGEDVPPPEPDLPVLHASPSLLERLRSWVGV; this is encoded by the coding sequence GTGGAACTCCAAGAACGGACGATCCGCGTCGACCTTCACACTCATGTCCTACCAGGTGTCGACGACGGTGCGCGGGACCTGGCTGAATCGCTGGCGATGCTGCGTGTCGCCGCTGAGGACGGGACAGGCGTGCTCGTCGCGACGCCCCATGCCCGGCGATGCACGGCAGCGATGGCACGCCAGGCGGCCGAGCTTGTGCGGGAGGCGTCGCACCGCGAGGCGATTCCCGTGACGCTGGAACTCGGCATGGAGGAGCAACTTCTCCCGGATCTCCCCGAACGGCTGCTCGCGGGCGAGGCACTCCCGATCGGCGACACTGGCTGGATCCTCGTCGAACTACCCGACTGGACAGTCTGGCCAGAAGACCTCGCCGAGCAGCTCCGTACGATCCGCGCGCTCGGGTATCGTCCGATCCTGGCTCACGTCGAGCGGTATACGCCGATCCAACAGGAACCGGAGCGTATCCTCGAGGCCATCGCAGCTGGAGCGCTCATTCAGGTCAACGCCGACTCGCTTTTCGGGCAAAACGGCCCGGCAGCGCAGCGCACTGCTGCGCACTTGCTCCGTGCTGCAGCCGTGAGCGTTCTCGCGAGCGACGCGCACCGAGCCGACTGGCGAGCACCGCGGTTGCGTGCTGCCTTCGAACGCGTTCGCGATCTCGTCAGCAGTGAGCTGGCCGAGCGTCTCCACTGGGCCGCCCACGCGATCGTGCGTGGCGAGGATGTACCCCCACCGGAGCCTGACCTCCCTGTCTTGCACGCCTCACCGTCGCTCCTGGAGCGGTTACGCAGCTGGGTCGGCGTCTAG
- the hemG gene encoding protoporphyrinogen oxidase — MAAQIVVVGGGITGLAACWRLERQYPGVSITLVEASERLGGWIRSERWNGVLIEHGPDSWVASKAAATELARALGLEPELVGLRADRAGTGIVLGGRILPLPEGLSLLVPTRLWPILTSPLLSVPGKIRLLGELFVPARCHCDDESLAAFVRRRFGREFYERLAEPLLAGIYAGDAEQLSLLATYPQFRQLECQFGSLLRALWRRHHPARSLRSGVTSPFLTLWDGMQRLVDRLALSLQRTAVLVGVPAISLEPTRPHGYRVVLSDGAVLEADGVVIATPAASAVRLLQPVLADEAAWLHTLPYASSAAVTFVYRDADLEPIARGRGFLVPARESRAISAVTWVTNKFPARAPEGLSVARVFFRGAGTRQCGEGPSERLVALALQELRSLVGLRADPLHAVVSRHDRAMPQYPVGHRDRTERLRLALRRWRGLAVAGAAFDGVGVPDCIASGWRAADTVLETLGLSPGESSGLDADPAA, encoded by the coding sequence ATGGCTGCGCAGATCGTCGTCGTTGGCGGTGGGATCACCGGCTTGGCAGCCTGCTGGAGGCTGGAACGCCAGTACCCGGGTGTGTCGATCACGCTCGTGGAGGCGAGCGAACGACTCGGTGGTTGGATCCGGAGTGAACGCTGGAACGGCGTGCTGATCGAGCATGGCCCCGATTCCTGGGTCGCGTCGAAAGCAGCTGCGACCGAGTTAGCTCGCGCACTGGGACTCGAGCCAGAACTGGTCGGGTTGCGTGCTGACCGAGCGGGGACGGGTATCGTCCTTGGTGGGCGTATCCTGCCGTTGCCGGAGGGGCTCTCGCTGCTCGTCCCGACCCGTCTGTGGCCGATCCTGACGAGCCCGTTGCTGTCCGTTCCGGGGAAGATCCGGCTCCTCGGTGAGCTGTTCGTGCCCGCTCGTTGTCACTGCGACGACGAGTCGCTAGCGGCATTCGTCCGGCGGCGATTCGGGCGCGAATTCTACGAGCGTCTGGCCGAGCCGCTGCTCGCTGGTATCTATGCTGGCGATGCCGAGCAGCTCAGCCTTCTCGCGACCTATCCGCAGTTCCGGCAGCTCGAGTGCCAGTTCGGGAGCCTGCTACGGGCGCTCTGGCGCCGGCACCATCCCGCCCGCTCGTTGCGGAGCGGAGTCACCTCGCCGTTCTTGACGCTGTGGGACGGGATGCAGCGGCTCGTCGACCGGCTCGCTCTGTCTCTCCAGCGGACGGCCGTACTGGTCGGTGTTCCGGCCATATCGCTGGAACCGACACGGCCGCATGGCTATCGCGTGGTACTGAGCGATGGAGCGGTGCTGGAAGCAGACGGCGTCGTGATCGCCACACCGGCGGCCAGCGCGGTGAGGTTGCTCCAACCAGTGCTCGCTGACGAGGCAGCGTGGTTGCACACGCTCCCGTACGCATCCAGCGCGGCGGTCACGTTCGTGTATCGCGACGCAGATCTCGAGCCGATCGCCCGTGGACGAGGCTTTCTCGTACCAGCGCGCGAATCTCGTGCGATCTCGGCCGTGACCTGGGTGACCAACAAGTTCCCGGCACGTGCCCCCGAAGGGCTGTCTGTGGCACGGGTCTTCTTCCGGGGAGCGGGGACGAGGCAGTGCGGCGAAGGCCCCTCGGAGCGACTGGTCGCGCTGGCGCTGCAGGAATTGCGGAGTCTGGTCGGGCTCCGGGCCGATCCGCTCCATGCCGTCGTCTCCCGCCACGACCGAGCCATGCCGCAGTATCCGGTGGGACATCGCGATCGGACGGAGCGACTGCGACTGGCACTGCGCCGGTGGCGAGGGCTCGCGGTGGCGGGTGCTGCCTTCGACGGCGTGGGTGTTCCCGACTGTATCGCCAGTGGTTGGCGTGCTGCGGATACCGTGCTGGAGACCCTCGGTCTTAGCCCAGGCGAGTCGAGCGGGCTAGACGCCGACCCAGCTGCGTAA
- the hemH gene encoding ferrochelatase, translated as MSMVPERVAVLLMAYGGPNSLDDLPAYLADVRHGRPYSAELLADLTERYRMIGGRSPILELTRAQAEGVQQVLESVQSEDGVRYRVYVGMRHWHPYIREVVPEILRDGADRLVAVVMAPHYSRMSVGAYLARLDEALREHGATLPVHAVESWKDEPDFIAAWVERIEAALAAVPAGERDSVVLLFTAHSLPTRILEWGDPYEEEILTSVRLVAQQFPNHHWRFAFQSQGASEEPWLGPTVEETLDALAAEGVRRVLLVPIGFVCDHVEVLYDVDIAHQQYAAERGIVLERPAMLNDHPLLCRAIATAVRRTLQQARSVTG; from the coding sequence ATGTCGATGGTTCCGGAGCGTGTCGCGGTGCTGCTGATGGCCTACGGCGGGCCCAACAGTCTCGACGATTTGCCCGCCTATCTCGCGGATGTTCGCCATGGTCGCCCCTACTCGGCAGAACTTCTGGCCGACTTGACCGAACGGTATCGGATGATCGGCGGTCGCTCGCCGATCCTGGAACTGACTCGTGCTCAGGCGGAGGGTGTCCAGCAGGTACTCGAGTCGGTCCAGTCCGAGGACGGCGTCCGGTACCGTGTCTACGTGGGCATGCGGCACTGGCATCCCTACATCCGCGAGGTCGTGCCGGAGATCCTTCGGGATGGTGCGGATCGCCTGGTCGCGGTGGTGATGGCGCCGCACTACTCGCGGATGAGCGTCGGTGCCTACCTGGCTCGCCTGGACGAAGCCCTCCGCGAGCACGGAGCCACGCTGCCGGTCCATGCCGTCGAGAGCTGGAAGGACGAGCCCGATTTCATCGCGGCCTGGGTCGAGCGGATCGAGGCAGCGCTCGCCGCGGTACCGGCAGGCGAGCGTGACTCGGTGGTCCTGCTCTTCACCGCGCACAGCCTACCGACGCGTATCCTCGAGTGGGGCGATCCGTACGAGGAGGAAATTCTCACCTCGGTCCGGTTGGTCGCGCAACAGTTTCCGAACCATCACTGGCGGTTCGCGTTCCAGAGTCAGGGAGCGAGCGAGGAGCCGTGGCTCGGGCCGACGGTCGAGGAGACGCTCGATGCCCTGGCGGCCGAAGGAGTGCGGCGCGTCCTGCTCGTGCCGATCGGTTTCGTCTGTGACCACGTCGAAGTGCTGTACGACGTCGATATCGCACACCAGCAGTATGCGGCCGAGCGGGGTATCGTTTTGGAACGTCCAGCCATGTTGAACGACCATCCGCTCCTGTGCCGGGCGATCGCGACTGCTGTACGACGGACACTCCAGCAGGCGCGGAGTGTCACCGGTTGA
- a CDS encoding methyl-accepting chemotaxis protein gives MQGEMHSGYRERWIEAGRNLTRTLRITHDNLALRRMFLQLTPQDIAILARLAPWADRVADRIARRFYDHQFGFSETRRFFERYARKKGIGLEELRRGLERTQVAYFRSIFEEAARGGDFGPDYYAMRIQIGALHNRIDLPLKWYLGSYALYCDLVRDELRKAFRFRPGLRGRAERALFTVFNYDLQAVTEAFFLDYLQTIGLDLDAIPVHDMREDLTDQHAELRRRVAAAVNSLTASCQNAVTLGQSLARTSDDLTRITERVAEATRMLAHTASQDQHLIDRVAAAHAQIDQAGMAIAQGAGQQDAVTRTLQEAMRELAGRIEAIVRRADDGATEGRDALTTAEEGTRVVTATLHELRTLAVGIRQLAEQGERLTELAGQVGTMGRAIEEIAEQTNLLALNAAIEAARAGEAGKGFAVVAEEVRKLAERAKHATTEILSLVATITGSIAEAAETARESAQRAEQGTQLAGDAERALSAIVTRVRSLGEAIAAIDREGQFVRESTERVNRLLESVSTVTREHAAAAEELEATMRSVHEQWRELEAHLRASAERTAQLAADSDILAEVAREVGRLAGLIDTQSATLSQVARAFSTYQPADTTGRPAHRAMLVAAE, from the coding sequence GTGCAGGGCGAAATGCACAGCGGTTACCGAGAGCGCTGGATCGAAGCGGGGCGCAACCTCACGCGCACGCTCCGGATCACGCACGACAACCTTGCGTTGCGGCGCATGTTCCTCCAGTTAACCCCCCAGGACATCGCGATACTCGCTCGCCTCGCCCCCTGGGCCGACCGTGTCGCTGACCGGATCGCACGCCGCTTTTACGACCACCAGTTCGGTTTCTCGGAGACCCGGCGGTTCTTCGAGCGCTACGCCCGCAAGAAGGGGATCGGTCTCGAGGAGCTCCGTCGAGGGCTCGAGCGGACACAGGTAGCCTACTTCCGCTCCATCTTCGAAGAAGCTGCCCGTGGCGGCGATTTCGGCCCGGACTACTACGCCATGCGCATCCAGATCGGTGCACTCCACAATCGCATCGACCTCCCCCTCAAGTGGTACCTCGGGAGCTATGCGCTGTACTGTGACCTGGTCCGCGACGAGCTGCGCAAGGCATTCCGTTTCCGACCAGGGCTACGGGGACGGGCTGAACGTGCCCTGTTCACTGTCTTCAACTACGATCTCCAGGCCGTGACCGAGGCCTTCTTCCTCGACTACCTCCAGACGATCGGCCTCGACCTCGACGCGATACCAGTCCACGACATGCGCGAAGACCTGACCGACCAGCACGCAGAACTCCGACGTCGGGTCGCCGCAGCAGTCAACAGCCTCACCGCCAGCTGCCAGAACGCTGTCACCTTGGGCCAGTCGCTCGCCCGGACGAGTGACGACCTCACGCGGATCACCGAACGAGTGGCCGAGGCGACGCGGATGCTCGCCCACACCGCCAGTCAGGACCAGCACCTGATCGACCGCGTCGCGGCAGCCCATGCGCAGATCGATCAAGCCGGAATGGCCATCGCCCAAGGCGCTGGACAGCAGGACGCAGTTACCCGAACCCTGCAGGAGGCGATGCGGGAGCTCGCCGGTCGGATCGAGGCGATCGTACGGCGAGCGGACGACGGTGCGACCGAAGGAAGGGATGCGCTCACCACCGCCGAGGAGGGTACCCGGGTCGTCACCGCAACGTTGCACGAGCTCCGTACACTGGCTGTCGGCATACGTCAGCTGGCCGAACAAGGGGAGCGGCTCACCGAACTGGCCGGACAAGTGGGCACGATGGGTCGCGCGATCGAAGAGATCGCCGAGCAGACGAACCTGCTCGCGCTCAACGCGGCGATCGAAGCCGCACGAGCTGGCGAGGCTGGCAAAGGCTTCGCTGTCGTGGCGGAGGAAGTGCGCAAACTGGCCGAACGCGCCAAGCACGCTACCACCGAGATCCTCTCGCTCGTCGCCACGATCACTGGATCGATCGCCGAAGCGGCTGAAACCGCCCGCGAGAGTGCCCAGCGTGCCGAGCAGGGTACGCAGCTCGCTGGCGACGCTGAACGAGCGCTCAGCGCGATCGTGACCAGGGTGCGCTCGCTCGGGGAAGCGATCGCCGCGATCGATCGCGAAGGACAATTCGTCCGGGAATCGACAGAGCGGGTCAACCGGTTGCTCGAATCGGTCTCGACCGTCACGCGTGAGCACGCTGCCGCTGCCGAGGAGCTCGAGGCCACGATGCGTTCGGTGCACGAGCAGTGGCGCGAATTGGAAGCGCACCTCCGTGCCAGTGCGGAGCGGACTGCACAACTGGCAGCCGACAGCGATATCCTCGCCGAAGTCGCACGCGAAGTCGGGCGTTTGGCAGGCCTCATCGATACTCAGTCGGCAACGCTCAGTCAGGTAGCCAGAGCATTCTCGACGTATCAACCGGCGGACACGACCGGCCGTCCCGCTCACCGGGCGATGCTCGTGGCTGCGGAGTGA
- the hemE gene encoding uroporphyrinogen decarboxylase, with product MQDSRFLQACRLRPTDRTPVWLMRQAGRYLPEYRALRERYSLLDLCRQPELAAEVTLQPLRRFPLDAAIIFSDILWPLGALGIRVSFAPGDGPVIAEPLRTPREIERLPAEPDEAVFEATGGAIRLVRRELPSSVAVIGFAGAPFTLASYLIEGGSSRTYLATKRFLLEQRSAWERLLDRLAELTERYLAIQVAAGADAVQLFDSWAGALPPDLYREAVLPWTRRIVHAVQALGVPVIVFSTGTAGFLDVVAETDADVIGVDWRIDLDRAWQLIGTRAIQGNLDPAWLLAPREDLRVAVRRVLERAGRRPGHIFNLGHGVLPDTPPDAVATLVAEVHAWSTLRTVE from the coding sequence ATGCAAGATTCACGGTTCCTCCAGGCCTGCCGGCTTCGGCCGACCGACAGGACGCCGGTGTGGCTGATGCGGCAAGCTGGCCGGTATCTCCCAGAGTACCGGGCGCTCCGCGAGCGGTACAGCTTGCTCGACTTGTGTCGACAGCCGGAGCTGGCGGCCGAAGTGACCCTGCAGCCGCTTCGCCGGTTTCCCCTCGATGCAGCGATCATTTTTTCCGACATCCTTTGGCCACTCGGAGCACTGGGTATACGCGTCTCGTTCGCGCCAGGCGATGGGCCGGTCATCGCTGAACCGCTGCGCACGCCGCGCGAGATCGAACGCTTGCCGGCCGAACCGGACGAAGCAGTTTTCGAGGCGACTGGCGGGGCGATCCGCCTCGTCCGGCGCGAGCTTCCGTCCAGTGTGGCGGTCATCGGCTTCGCGGGGGCACCGTTCACCCTGGCGAGTTATCTGATCGAGGGAGGAAGTTCCCGCACCTATCTCGCAACCAAACGCTTTCTCCTCGAGCAGCGTTCCGCCTGGGAGCGACTCCTCGACCGCCTGGCCGAGCTGACCGAGCGGTACCTAGCGATACAGGTGGCCGCCGGTGCGGATGCCGTCCAGCTCTTCGACAGTTGGGCCGGTGCGCTGCCGCCCGACCTCTACCGCGAGGCGGTCCTCCCCTGGACGCGTCGGATCGTCCACGCCGTGCAGGCACTCGGTGTGCCGGTCATCGTGTTCAGTACGGGGACAGCCGGCTTCCTGGATGTCGTGGCCGAGACGGATGCTGACGTCATCGGGGTCGACTGGCGGATCGACCTCGATCGTGCCTGGCAGCTGATCGGAACACGAGCGATCCAGGGGAATCTCGATCCTGCCTGGCTACTGGCGCCGCGCGAGGACTTGCGCGTTGCAGTACGGCGGGTTCTAGAGCGTGCTGGCAGGCGTCCTGGGCATATCTTCAATCTGGGTCATGGCGTCCTCCCGGACACGCCGCCGGACGCGGTTGCCACGCTCGTCGCGGAAGTGCATGCCTGGTCGACCCTGCGCACGGTGGAGTGA